The Daucus carota subsp. sativus chromosome 9, DH1 v3.0, whole genome shotgun sequence genome window below encodes:
- the LOC108201337 gene encoding LOW QUALITY PROTEIN: cysteine-rich receptor-like protein kinase 42 (The sequence of the model RefSeq protein was modified relative to this genomic sequence to represent the inferred CDS: substituted 1 base at 1 genomic stop codon): MRPLYAHKSTQLKLVSTIWCTLSINPCCVKMGRNMSKKMIILLGRVFLIFLMNIGGVLSDPQTKLLKEDCSQFAIGIEMSEFLSNFNKTFGDIRKQLLTDSSIHFATAVEMNVYGMVQCRNYLSSADCVACLDVAWTRIRRNCPSGDGGHVIYQGCFLRYEARNFFTQSILITFESSAGVCSTKKSKYDSGIFSPVVEGLLTDLVAATPKIKGFFAATTRPVLNGGATGSVYAVAQCIETISRKDCQSCLTIGYNNIQSCPPASEASSADAGCFLRYSDASFFADKRVTNITPYLGKRNMRSKTAITWGVVGSLCFLLLIFGVFLWYQLVRRPNMADRGDIVGVDKLQGPVIYNFKDLKSATRSFSEDSKIGEGAFGDVYKGIMKNGDIVAVKKLSVTTSKAKTDFENEVRLISNVNHRNIIRLLGCGGRGANLLLVFEYMANGSLDTFLYGEFPFTLYLXAAYDTKIMHLGRIFLKKLQLAGEKRGSLSWKHRVDIILGIARGLAYIHEQFHSCIIHRDIKSSNILLDDDFQPKIADFGLARLICDDQSHVSTKFAGTVGYTAPEYAVHGQLSEKVDTYAFGVVVLEIVAGKRCTNLTAEPVAVSLLEHAWNFYENATLSDFVDETLDPKDYVVDDVRKIIEIALMCTQSPTSVRPTMSKVVALLTDDHSIEQKPVGKPTFF; the protein is encoded by the exons ATGAGACCTTTGTATGCACATAAATCTacccaattaaaattagtcagCACAATTTGGTGTACGCTTTCCATAAATCCATGTTGTGTAAAAATGGGACGTAACATGTCGAAAAAAATGATCATTCTCCTAGGCAGAGTGTTCTTGATTTTCTTGATGAACATCGGAGGAGTTCTGTCAGACCCTCAGACTAAGTTGTTGAAGGAAGATTGCAGCCAGTTTGCAATTGGCATCGAAATGTCGGAGTTCTTGAGCAATTTTAACAAAACGTTTGGAGACATCAGGAAGCAGTTGTTGACGGACAGCAGCATTCACTTTGCGACTGCAGTTGAAATGAATGTGTATGGAATGGTGCAGTGCAGAAATTATCTTTCGAGTGCAGATTGCGTGGCTTGCCTTGATGTTGCCTGGACTCGAATCAGACGTAATTGTCCTTCCGGTGATGGTGGTCATGTCATATACCAAGGCTGCTTTCTCAG GTACGAAGCACGCAACTTCTTTACACAGAGTATTCTGATCACATTTGAATCGTCTGCTGGGGTATGCAGCACCAAGAAGAGTAAATATGATTCGGGCATTTTCAGTCCAGTAGTGGAAGGGTTACTAACAGATCTTGTAGCTGCCACACCGAAAATAAAAGGCTTCTTTGCAGCGACTACAAGGCCAGTGCTTAATGGTGGTGCAACAGGATCAGTTTATGCTGTTGCACAATGTATTGAAACTATAAGCAGAAAGGATTGTCAAAGTTGCTTGACAATTGGGTATAATAACATACAGAGCTGTCCTCCTGCTTCAGAGGCAAGTTCTGCTGATGCTGGTTGTTTTCTCAGATACTCGGATGCCTCATTTTTTGCTGATAAACGCGTGACTAATATCACACCCTATCTAGGAAAAA GAAATATGAGATCGAAGACAGCGATTACCTGGGGTGTAGTTGGTAGTTTATGCTTTCTTTTGCTCATATTCGGAGTGTTTTTATGGTATCAATTAGTAAGAAGGCCGAATATGGCTGACAGAG GTGATATAGTAGGGGTAGACAAGTTACAGGGTCCGGTTATTTACAATTTCAAAGATTTGAAATCTGCGACTAGGAGCTTCAGCGAGGACTCCAAAATAGGAGAAGGAGCATTCGGAGATGTATACAAg GGAATAATGAAGAATGGAGATATAGTTGCTGTAAAGAAACTTTCTGTAACAACCAGCAAAGCCAAGACTGATTTTGAGAATGAAGTAAGGCTTATAAGTAATGTTAATCACCGgaatataatccgtttattagGCTGTGGTGGCAGAGGAGCAAACCTACTTCTTGTGTTCGAATACATGGCAAACGGAAGCCTTGACACGTTCCTTTATGGCGAGTTTCCTTTTACTCTCTACTTATGAGCAGCTTATGATACAAAAATTATGCATCTAGGaagaatattcttgaagaagttACAATTGGCAGGTGAAAAACGAGGGTCTCTAAGCTGGAAACATCGCGTTGACATAATCCTTGGCATTGCAAGGGGGCTTGCGTATATTCATGAACAATTCCATTCATGCATCATACATCGAGACATAAAATCTAGCAACATTCTACTCGATGATGATTTTCAACCCAAAATTGCGGACTTTGGGTTGGCAAGACTTATATGTGATGATCAAAGTCATGTTAGCACTAAATTTGCAGGGACAGT GGGCTACACAGCACCGGAGTATGCAGTCCACGGACAATTGTCTGAGAAAGTTGATACCTACGCCTTTGGTGTCGTGGTCCTTGAAATTGTAGCTGGCAAAAGATGCACCAATTTGACAGCAGAGCCTGTTGCAGTTTCTCTCCTCGAACAT GCATGGAATTTCTATGAAAATGCCACACTTTCAGATTTCGTCGATGAGACTTTAGATCCAAAAGATTATGTTGTCGATGATGTTAGAAAGATCATAGAGATTGCATTGATGTGCACTCAGTCACCGACTTCTGTTAGGCCAACAATGTCGAAAGTAGTTGCTCTTCTGACAGATGATCATTCCATAGAACAAAAACCAGTAGGCAAACCCACTTTTTTCTAG